A window of Shewanella mesophila contains these coding sequences:
- the ptsP gene encoding phosphoenolpyruvate--protein phosphotransferase: MLKTLRDITQAVAAADDLQSALSLLVTQTKSAMATQCCSIYILEEQQLVLSATDGLDPSAVGHVKMPLTQGLVGLVAEREEPINLADAPLHPRFKLFTEVAEEDFRAFLAVPIIYQKLILGVLVVQQADERQFSEAEEAFLMTLAAQLAVAVREQRKKAEVKSSPDQCYYSGTSAANGVVIAHAMVIGGDISLEQEDYFATDIEEELIQLKYALDACRNTLSALSQRFDGENEKEVQSIFSALLLLLDDTSLGGEYVREIKLGWSAVSAVSRVSLRYIDQFLQMQDPYLQERATDIRDLGQRVLRELIEPQKMHIEFDAPVILVTKEATATMLAEFPQHKLVGIVTELGGVNSHAAILARAFGVPAVIGVEGILNAGIDGKQIILNASRGQVLVSPTPTLIKEYRSHISAEKALQKRYSKELSLAAQTLDGKRIHLYLNAGLLSSLASEVAEGADGIGLYRTEIPFMLQTRFPSEAEQVEIYRQVIQAAANKPVVMRTLDVGGDKPLSYLPIIEDNPFLGWRGIRLTLDHPELFLVQLRAMLNAAGDSEQLHILLPMVSCLDEIDQAIAYLEQAYLEVKQDIHPQLVRPKIGIMLEVPALLFQLEEVSQRVDFISVGSNDLTQYLLAVDRNNPRVSTLYDCYHPGILRALKRARVECQQYQLSISVCGELAGEPIGVILLVAMGFDQLSMNQGSLAKINYLIRRVSYADLNELLEMALSLSSGGEVRRLVTQYLRNNELEEFL; this comes from the coding sequence GTGCTAAAAACGCTTAGGGATATCACTCAGGCCGTTGCTGCTGCTGACGATCTTCAATCTGCTTTAAGTTTATTGGTAACCCAAACCAAGTCTGCCATGGCTACCCAATGTTGCTCTATCTATATATTGGAAGAGCAACAGCTGGTTTTATCCGCAACGGATGGACTCGACCCCAGTGCAGTTGGTCATGTAAAAATGCCACTAACTCAAGGGCTTGTTGGGTTAGTCGCTGAACGTGAAGAACCAATTAATCTCGCCGATGCACCGCTACACCCTAGATTTAAACTGTTTACCGAAGTGGCCGAAGAAGACTTTCGTGCCTTTCTCGCTGTTCCCATCATTTATCAAAAACTGATCCTAGGTGTGCTAGTTGTCCAGCAGGCCGACGAACGTCAGTTCAGTGAGGCTGAAGAGGCGTTTTTGATGACCTTGGCAGCCCAATTAGCCGTTGCCGTTCGTGAGCAACGTAAGAAGGCTGAGGTTAAATCTTCACCCGATCAATGTTATTACAGTGGCACATCGGCAGCCAATGGGGTCGTGATAGCTCATGCCATGGTTATTGGTGGTGATATTTCGCTAGAGCAGGAAGACTACTTCGCAACTGATATCGAAGAGGAGCTAATTCAGCTTAAGTATGCGCTGGATGCTTGCCGCAATACCTTGAGCGCTCTTTCGCAACGTTTCGATGGTGAAAACGAGAAAGAGGTTCAATCCATCTTCTCTGCGTTACTGCTGTTGCTCGATGATACTAGTTTGGGTGGCGAATATGTCCGTGAAATAAAATTAGGTTGGAGTGCTGTTTCTGCCGTTAGTCGGGTGTCGCTGCGCTATATTGATCAATTTTTACAGATGCAAGATCCCTACTTGCAAGAGCGTGCTACCGATATTAGAGACTTAGGCCAGAGAGTGCTTCGAGAGTTAATTGAGCCTCAGAAGATGCACATTGAGTTTGATGCTCCTGTTATCTTAGTGACTAAAGAAGCTACGGCGACTATGTTAGCTGAGTTTCCACAGCATAAATTGGTTGGTATTGTCACTGAGCTTGGTGGTGTTAACTCTCATGCCGCCATTTTAGCTAGAGCTTTTGGTGTACCCGCTGTGATAGGAGTCGAAGGGATCCTAAACGCAGGCATAGATGGCAAACAGATCATCTTAAATGCCAGTCGCGGTCAGGTGTTAGTATCACCGACACCGACGCTTATTAAAGAATACCGTAGTCATATCTCAGCAGAGAAGGCGCTGCAAAAACGTTATTCGAAGGAGTTATCCTTAGCGGCTCAAACGCTCGACGGGAAACGAATTCACCTCTATTTAAATGCAGGCTTGCTGAGCAGCCTAGCTTCGGAGGTCGCCGAGGGGGCTGATGGTATTGGTTTATACCGCACTGAAATTCCGTTTATGCTACAAACACGCTTTCCTAGTGAAGCAGAGCAGGTTGAGATCTATCGCCAGGTAATACAAGCGGCTGCTAATAAGCCTGTAGTGATGCGTACCTTAGATGTTGGTGGCGATAAACCCTTATCTTATCTACCCATTATTGAAGATAATCCTTTCTTAGGTTGGCGTGGTATTCGATTAACCTTAGATCATCCCGAATTGTTTTTAGTTCAGCTGCGCGCGATGCTTAATGCCGCTGGCGATAGCGAGCAGTTACATATTTTATTACCCATGGTTAGTTGTCTCGATGAGATAGATCAAGCTATCGCGTATCTCGAGCAAGCTTATCTTGAGGTCAAACAAGATATTCACCCTCAGTTGGTCAGGCCTAAAATAGGGATCATGTTAGAAGTGCCCGCTTTGCTATTTCAGCTTGAAGAGGTTAGCCAACGGGTCGATTTTATCTCTGTCGGTTCAAATGACTTAACTCAATATCTACTGGCGGTTGATCGCAATAATCCGCGGGTTAGTACCCTGTATGATTGTTATCATCCTGGAATATTACGAGCGCTAAAACGGGCTCGTGTCGAATGCCAACAGTATCAACTGTCTATTAGTGTTTGTGGCGAGTTGGCTGGTGAGCCAATCGGTGTCATCTTACTCGTCGCCATGGGATTTGATCAGCTAAGCATGAACCAAGGTAGCCTAGCTAAGATAAACTACTTGATTAGGCGAGTTTCATATGCCGATTTGAATGAGCTATTAGAAATGGCGCTCTCCTTATCGAGTGGTGGCGAAGTGAGGCGCTTGGTGACTCAATATTTGAGAAATAATGAGTTGGAGGAATTTTTATAA
- the rppH gene encoding RNA pyrophosphohydrolase, whose protein sequence is MIDSDGFRANVGIIICNRFGQVMWARRFGQHSWQFPQGGVDDGETAEQAMYRELYEEVGLRPEHVQILTSTRSWLRYRLPKRLIRQDSKPLCIGQKQKWFLLLLKSQESAVDLSASGHPEFDDWRWVSYWYPVRQVVSFKRDVYRKVMKEFAPTALPYQAQESGHSGRRRGRRR, encoded by the coding sequence GTGATTGATAGTGACGGCTTTCGTGCAAATGTTGGCATCATTATCTGTAATCGCTTTGGGCAGGTTATGTGGGCTAGAAGATTTGGTCAGCATTCCTGGCAATTTCCACAAGGTGGCGTTGACGATGGCGAAACAGCCGAGCAAGCCATGTATCGGGAGTTGTATGAAGAGGTCGGCTTGAGACCTGAACACGTTCAGATTTTAACTTCGACTCGTTCCTGGTTGCGTTATAGATTACCGAAACGGTTAATTAGGCAAGACAGTAAACCTTTATGTATCGGCCAAAAGCAGAAGTGGTTTCTACTATTATTGAAGAGCCAAGAGTCTGCCGTCGATCTCAGCGCTAGTGGTCATCCTGAGTTTGATGATTGGCGCTGGGTTAGTTATTGGTATCCGGTGAGGCAAGTCGTATCTTTTAAACGAGATGTTTACCGAAAAGTAATGAAAGAGTTCGCCCCAACGGCATTGCCATATCAAGCTCAAGAATCTGGCCACAGTGGCAGAAGAAGAGGTCGTCGTAGGTAG
- the mutH gene encoding DNA mismatch repair endonuclease MutH — MITTPTPPKTVEELMQRAQDMAGLTLGQLAQLHHISVPNDLKRDKGWVGQLIEHELGALAGSKPEQDFLHLGVELKTIPIDNHWKPIETTYVTVAPLINIQGLTWEQSLVYHKLQRVLWIPVEGMRDKPIKDRQIGMPILWTPSEQEFAMIRQDWEEIMELIALGKVEQITARHGEVLQLRPKGANSRSLTQSIAVDGGLKQTNPRGFYLKIPFTQQILNNYLSGKLAEN; from the coding sequence ATGATCACGACCCCAACCCCACCTAAAACAGTCGAAGAACTGATGCAAAGAGCCCAAGACATGGCAGGTCTTACCTTGGGTCAATTAGCACAGTTACACCATATAAGTGTGCCCAATGATCTTAAACGAGATAAAGGTTGGGTAGGACAGCTTATCGAACATGAACTCGGCGCGCTCGCAGGCTCAAAACCAGAACAAGACTTCCTACATTTGGGCGTTGAGCTAAAGACCATCCCCATAGATAACCATTGGAAACCGATAGAAACCACCTATGTTACCGTCGCGCCATTGATAAACATTCAAGGGCTCACATGGGAGCAAAGTCTGGTATATCACAAACTACAGCGCGTGTTATGGATCCCGGTTGAAGGAATGCGTGACAAGCCCATCAAAGATCGCCAAATTGGTATGCCGATCCTTTGGACTCCCTCTGAACAAGAGTTTGCCATGATCCGCCAAGATTGGGAGGAGATAATGGAGTTAATAGCACTGGGCAAGGTAGAGCAAATTACAGCTCGTCATGGCGAAGTGTTACAACTACGCCCCAAAGGAGCCAATAGTCGTTCACTGACTCAAAGCATAGCCGTCGATGGTGGCTTAAAACAAACTAACCCAAGGGGATTCTATCTTAAGATCCCGTTCACTCAGCAGATCCTTAATAACTACTTATCTGGAAAGTTAGCAGAAAACTAA
- a CDS encoding adenylate/guanylate cyclase domain-containing protein produces MRARRQAKKLIFAIFAWAIAMAAFVFFRYAQTPELPQWAVGTADLATLAIYMGIIFGSLHWMSNLIADFSAINRLPYLFSVIFKGLFLLLGATTLAYITQFLNMWAIENHMTTLRQMLTAHILYSPAFQALIIYLVVVRVGLAFIEQMALLVGPKVLLNIGLGKYHRPRYEQRLFLYLDMVASTTHAESLGDYRFSRLIQDCFSLLSDTIINNDAEIYRYMGDAVLIYWPLEDGIVHDRSFNIYYEFSQQLNWQRKYFEEQYGFVPKFKAAAHCGQVVAAVVGVQKQEISFFSDVLNTLARLQDQCNPLGQRMLISGSLHSQLNTSSSHYEFSNLGPVKLKGKQHSIDVFGVSPRGSAA; encoded by the coding sequence GTGAGAGCGCGCAGACAAGCAAAAAAACTCATTTTTGCCATATTCGCTTGGGCTATAGCCATGGCGGCATTTGTGTTTTTCCGATATGCGCAGACTCCTGAACTACCTCAATGGGCAGTTGGCACGGCGGATCTAGCAACACTCGCCATTTACATGGGAATTATCTTTGGCAGCCTGCACTGGATGTCGAATTTAATTGCCGATTTTAGCGCGATTAATCGATTACCTTATCTATTTTCCGTCATATTCAAAGGCCTATTTCTTCTCTTAGGTGCAACAACCCTCGCCTACATTACCCAATTTCTAAATATGTGGGCGATTGAAAACCATATGACGACGCTGCGGCAGATGCTGACGGCGCATATTCTCTATAGTCCCGCATTTCAAGCGCTTATTATCTATTTAGTCGTGGTTCGGGTTGGCCTAGCCTTCATCGAACAAATGGCGCTTTTAGTCGGACCTAAGGTTCTGCTCAACATTGGCCTAGGAAAATACCACCGTCCTCGATATGAGCAACGTCTATTCCTTTACTTGGATATGGTGGCCTCTACCACTCACGCAGAATCATTAGGAGACTATCGTTTTAGTCGCCTAATTCAAGATTGCTTTAGCTTGCTCTCTGATACCATCATCAATAATGATGCCGAGATATATCGCTACATGGGTGATGCGGTATTAATCTATTGGCCACTAGAAGACGGCATTGTTCATGACCGCAGCTTCAATATCTATTATGAATTTAGCCAACAGTTGAATTGGCAGCGAAAATATTTTGAAGAGCAATATGGTTTTGTCCCCAAATTCAAAGCCGCAGCCCATTGTGGACAAGTGGTCGCGGCAGTCGTTGGGGTACAAAAACAAGAGATAAGCTTCTTTAGTGACGTATTAAACACCTTGGCCCGCCTACAAGATCAGTGTAATCCTCTTGGTCAAAGAATGTTGATCTCAGGGTCATTGCACTCTCAACTCAATACCAGTTCTAGTCATTATGAATTTAGCAATCTAGGGCCCGTAAAGCTCAAAGGCAAACAGCACTCAATAGACGTTTTTGGCGTCTCTCCTAGAGGTTCTGCAGCCTAA
- the oxyR gene encoding hydrogen peroxide-inducible genes transcriptional activator OxyR, producing the protein MKHLPSLKNLYYLVNLFQEQNFNRAAKLCHVSQSTLSSGIQNLEEQLGHQLIERDHKSFIFTAIGEEVVLRSRKLLTDVDDLVELVKHQGEPMTGDIRLGCIPTIAPFLLSRVVKHCQSSYPNLTLFLKEDTTERLLDALGKGELDLLLLALPADTSGYHSMKVGIDPFKLIMHKELSSGVTQPVDYKALPDESIFLLQSEHCITGHAISACRLGDSDKINPFAATSLHTLVQMVNSKLGTTFLPQMAIDAGILNDTDLTVMTPPGEAPYRDIGLVWRQTSSRIMTFRTLGKAIETLLASSTK; encoded by the coding sequence ATGAAACATCTACCGAGTTTAAAAAATCTCTATTATTTGGTTAATCTCTTTCAAGAGCAGAATTTCAATCGTGCTGCCAAACTATGTCATGTGAGTCAGTCGACCCTATCTAGCGGTATTCAAAATTTAGAGGAACAACTGGGGCATCAGTTAATAGAGCGAGATCATAAGTCGTTTATCTTCACCGCGATTGGCGAAGAGGTCGTATTACGCTCTCGAAAGTTACTCACGGATGTCGATGATCTGGTTGAGTTAGTTAAACATCAAGGCGAACCTATGACGGGTGATATTCGTCTAGGCTGTATTCCGACGATAGCACCATTTCTACTCAGTCGAGTGGTAAAACATTGCCAGTCGAGTTACCCCAATTTAACCCTATTTTTAAAAGAAGATACGACAGAACGACTGCTCGATGCACTGGGTAAGGGCGAGTTGGATCTGTTATTACTGGCGTTGCCTGCCGATACCAGTGGGTACCATAGTATGAAGGTGGGAATTGATCCTTTTAAACTAATAATGCATAAGGAGTTGTCATCTGGCGTGACTCAGCCGGTGGATTATAAAGCCTTGCCCGATGAGAGTATTTTTCTACTGCAGTCTGAACATTGTATTACGGGTCATGCTATTAGTGCTTGTCGGCTTGGCGATAGCGATAAGATTAATCCGTTTGCGGCAACGAGTTTGCATACTTTAGTGCAGATGGTAAACAGTAAGTTGGGGACCACATTCTTGCCTCAGATGGCGATCGATGCTGGGATACTTAACGATACTGATTTAACTGTGATGACGCCGCCTGGAGAAGCGCCTTATCGCGATATCGGTTTAGTCTGGCGTCAAACGTCGAGTCGGATCATGACCTTTAGAACCTTAGGTAAGGCAATTGAGACTCTACTGGCATCTTCGACTAAGTAG
- a CDS encoding Hpt domain-containing protein, with protein MATAELESILDLNTLEQYCSAIGAGTLLKSVVLFEQLMPEYVGNLVNASEAQDKDTLCSEAHKFKGAAGSVGLKRIQQFAQLLQHGEAQEWAEGHEAWLQAIVDNASKDLAELKQYLESKA; from the coding sequence ATGGCAACAGCTGAGTTAGAATCAATATTGGATCTTAACACACTTGAGCAGTACTGCAGTGCGATTGGCGCGGGCACTTTGCTTAAAAGTGTCGTCTTATTTGAGCAGCTCATGCCTGAGTATGTTGGCAATCTGGTCAATGCTAGTGAAGCTCAAGACAAAGATACCTTATGTTCAGAAGCTCATAAGTTTAAGGGCGCAGCAGGATCGGTAGGTTTAAAGCGTATTCAACAGTTTGCCCAATTGCTTCAACATGGCGAAGCACAGGAATGGGCTGAGGGACATGAAGCTTGGTTGCAAGCTATCGTAGATAATGCCAGCAAAGATTTAGCTGAGCTAAAACAGTATTTAGAATCAAAAGCATAA
- a CDS encoding TIGR01212 family radical SAM protein (This family includes YhcC from E. coli K-12, an uncharacterized radical SAM protein.), translated as MGLDSHVNTFGLQCKQKYGERLKKLTIDAKFTCPNRDGTLGLGGCTFCNVESFSHEHGTLDSISEQLAKGRERTKGKSSKFIAYFQAYTSTYDEYCVLKQKYDEAITDNSIVGLCVGTRPDCVPDQVIELLASYQRRGIEVWLELGLQTANPETLKRINRGHDFEVYLDTVGRARQAGIKVCTHLILGLPGETHDDYLVTHKAVIAAGVDGLKLHPLHVVEGSTMAKAWRAGRLELLSLSDYASSVAELIRYTPKDIIFHRVTAYAKKPILLAPDWCAFRWDGLVAIVDNLEKLGGQGHYLADSCF; from the coding sequence GTGGGATTGGATAGTCATGTCAATACGTTTGGTCTGCAGTGTAAGCAAAAGTATGGCGAACGCCTTAAAAAATTGACCATAGATGCGAAATTTACCTGCCCAAATCGAGATGGGACATTGGGACTAGGTGGTTGTACCTTTTGTAACGTTGAATCATTTAGTCATGAGCATGGCACTCTAGATTCAATTTCCGAGCAATTAGCAAAAGGGCGTGAACGCACTAAAGGCAAGAGCTCAAAGTTCATCGCCTACTTCCAAGCTTATACCAGTACTTATGATGAATACTGCGTACTTAAGCAAAAGTATGATGAGGCCATAACGGACAACAGTATTGTGGGCTTGTGTGTGGGGACACGTCCAGATTGTGTCCCTGATCAGGTGATTGAACTACTTGCTAGTTACCAGAGAAGAGGCATAGAGGTTTGGCTCGAACTTGGGCTTCAGACGGCTAATCCTGAAACACTAAAGCGAATTAATCGTGGTCATGATTTTGAGGTTTATTTAGATACGGTTGGGCGTGCAAGGCAGGCTGGAATAAAGGTCTGTACTCACCTTATTTTAGGCTTGCCCGGTGAGACTCATGATGACTATTTAGTTACCCACAAGGCAGTGATAGCTGCTGGGGTTGATGGGTTGAAATTACATCCATTACATGTCGTCGAAGGGAGCACAATGGCTAAGGCTTGGCGCGCCGGTAGATTAGAGCTGTTGTCATTATCGGATTATGCTTCTAGTGTGGCAGAGCTAATACGTTATACGCCTAAAGATATTATTTTTCATCGTGTTACGGCTTATGCTAAGAAACCTATTTTGCTGGCGCCCGATTGGTGTGCTTTTCGCTGGGATGGCTTAGTGGCCATCGTAGATAACTTGGAAAAGCTGGGTGGGCAAGGTCATTATTTGGCCGACTCGTGTTTTTAG